The region AGCCACCTGAATTAAAACAATGAAACCGAATTTCAGTAGAAATGAAGTCTTGGAAATCTTATGCATGAAGATCAGCATCGCCAGTATCGCTCCGATACTTCCACCCAGGAAAGAAATCCCCAATAAAGCAGTTTCCGGTATTCTCCGCCGATGTAGGACTGCCTTTCTTTTGTCCAGCCCGAACATAATACCACTGAAAAGGTTGATAATAAGTAATACATAAATCATTGCGGCAAAGCTAAATAAAAAAAGAGTGTTACAAAACACTCTTCTTTTTTCTTTATGCACATATCATGACTTCGCATGGATCCTGTGGTGGAGCATCTCCGCAGACAATATCAAAGGAGCCGCAGCTGCTTGGATCACCTGTCCCCCATCCCCACTGAAGTACGCATGTTTGCGGGTTTTTACATCTTACCATTCCTTTAGCAATTCCTCCCTGAATGGATCTCATTTCACTGCGTGAAACTTTCTTTAGTTTTTTCATGATCTATTTTTGATTAGTTTGAGAGATAAATATATAAAAAAATATTGATGAAAATAGGTTTTGATAAAAATATTTCATTTTGTAATGAATTATTACACCCATATATACTGACTGTATACTATAGATTGTGATTTTATTTACTTAAAATATTTTTATCAATTCTACATTACTTAATTTATATTCGTATTCTAAAAATCTTTGTAGGCTGTTTTCTCTAAATTTGTATATTTATCTAATTAAGTTTTTATTTTTTTAATAATCATTGTCTCAGAAATTCTTCTTTAGGTTTTTAAAATTCTGAGTTAAATCTTAATTTAATTATCAAAAAAATACTTGTATTTTATTGTATCCTTTACTTTATCCTCATCAGTAATTAGATCTAAATAATATGGATCACTTTCAACTAAATACAAAGCGGAAGCTATGGTTCTTATTTCGTTTTTTAAAGTATTTATATCTGTTGGTATAGGATTATTTCCTACATTATTTTTTAACTGACGCCAGATTTTTCTATTTCTCTTATAATAATCCCCCGCCAAACCAATCGATACAATTTCATTGAAATATTGAGAAGAAAATATATTACCTTGATCATCATACAAAAATTTAGTTTTAACTATAG is a window of Candidatus Chryseobacterium colombiense DNA encoding:
- a CDS encoding DUF1294 domain-containing protein; amino-acid sequence: MIYVLLIINLFSGIMFGLDKRKAVLHRRRIPETALLGISFLGGSIGAILAMLIFMHKISKTSFLLKFGFIVLIQVALIYFFEKKY